In Rana temporaria chromosome 3, aRanTem1.1, whole genome shotgun sequence, a single window of DNA contains:
- the KRAS gene encoding GTPase KRas isoform X1 translates to MTEYKLVVVGAGGVGKSALTIQLIQNHFVDEYDPTIEDSYRKQVVIDGETCLLDILDTAGQEEYSAMRDQYMRTGEGFLCVFAINNTKSFEDIHHYREQIKRVKDSEDVPMVLVGNKCDLPSRTVDTKQAQDLARSYGIPFIETSAKTRQRVEDAFYTLVREIRQYRLKKLSKEEKTPGCVKIKKCRVM, encoded by the exons atgacgGAATATAAGCTAGTAGTGGTCGGAGCTGGAGGCGTTGGGAAGAGTGCTTTGACAATACAACTAATTCAGAATCATTTTGTCGATGAATATGATCCCACCATAGAG gACTCTTATAGAAAACAAGTGGTTATTGATGGGGAGACCTGCCTACTGGATATCCTGGACACAGCGGGTCAAGAGGAGTATAGTGCAATGAGAGACCAGTACATGCGGACGGGGGAGGGTTTCCTCTGCGTCTTTGCAATTAATAACACTAAATCATTTGAGGACATTCATCATTATAG AGAACAGATAAAAAGAGTAAAAGATTCAGAGGACGTACCAATGGTTTTAGTCGGCAACAAATGTGACTTACCTTCCAGAACGGTAGACACCAAGCAAGCTCAGGACTTGGCGCGGAGCTATGGAATTCCTTTTATTGAGACATCTGCAAAAACCAGACAG AGAGTGGAGGATGCCTTTTATACATTGGTGAGAGAGATCCGCCAGTACAGATTGAAAAAACTGAGCAaagaggagaagacccccggctgtGTGAAAATTAAAAAGTGCCGTGTCATGTGA
- the KRAS gene encoding GTPase KRas isoform X2 — protein MTEYKLVVVGAGGVGKSALTIQLIQNHFVDEYDPTIEDSYRKQVVIDGETCLLDILDTAGQEEYSAMRDQYMRTGEGFLCVFAINNTKSFEDIHHYREQIKRVKDSEDVPMVLVGNKCDLPSRTVDTKQAQDLARSYGIPFIETSAKTRQGVDDAFYTLVREIRKHKEKMSKEGKKKKKKSKSKCVIL, from the exons atgacgGAATATAAGCTAGTAGTGGTCGGAGCTGGAGGCGTTGGGAAGAGTGCTTTGACAATACAACTAATTCAGAATCATTTTGTCGATGAATATGATCCCACCATAGAG gACTCTTATAGAAAACAAGTGGTTATTGATGGGGAGACCTGCCTACTGGATATCCTGGACACAGCGGGTCAAGAGGAGTATAGTGCAATGAGAGACCAGTACATGCGGACGGGGGAGGGTTTCCTCTGCGTCTTTGCAATTAATAACACTAAATCATTTGAGGACATTCATCATTATAG AGAACAGATAAAAAGAGTAAAAGATTCAGAGGACGTACCAATGGTTTTAGTCGGCAACAAATGTGACTTACCTTCCAGAACGGTAGACACCAAGCAAGCTCAGGACTTGGCGCGGAGCTATGGAATTCCTTTTATTGAGACATCTGCAAAAACCAGACAG GGAGTTGATGACGCCTTTTACACTTTAGTACGAGAAATCCGAAAGCACAAAGAGAAGATGAGCAAGGAAggcaaaaagaagaagaaaaagtccAAGTCGAAGTGCGTCATTCTGTGA